TAGGCGCGCCCACGCGCCGCGAGCGCTTCGCGGGTGCGCTCTTCACCACGTACAAGCGAACGCTGTCGCCCACGCTGGCGGCCTTTGGCAGCTCCGGTTGCCGATATCTGCCGACATGCTCGGAGTACGCGTACGCCGCCGTGGTGAAGCATGGCTGGACCAAGGGTTCATGGCTGGCTGCGCGAAGACTGGCACGCTGCCACCCGTTCTGCGAAGGCGGACACGACCCCGTGCCCTAGGGCGTTGATCAACGTGTAGATGCCGTAGGGTAGACTCGCTCCAACCTTCTACTCATCCGGAGCTGCACCGTGAAGCGATTCCTGCCTCTTGCC
The nucleotide sequence above comes from Granulicella cerasi. Encoded proteins:
- the yidD gene encoding membrane protein insertion efficiency factor YidD, encoding MDADGINPAAVPPPLGAPTRRERFAGALFTTYKRTLSPTLAAFGSSGCRYLPTCSEYAYAAVVKHGWTKGSWLAARRLARCHPFCEGGHDPVP